The nucleotide sequence ATAGAGAAAAAACTGACTCGTTTTatcttcttttaaattttaaacaggCTTATTACAATCCAGGGTCTACTCCAAGCCCCTTTTATAATCATCCACTTGCAGCTGCTCCTTACTTGTATCATCAGTACATCTTGCAAAATCAGGTAATGATATACATATTACTGCTTTGTATGACATGTTTCTTTCTTAGACTACGATAGAGGGACCAGTCACCTGCttcactttcacattttttgttgtttggtgCAGGCAAACAATGTACTACTTCAACGTGATGCTCTACATGATCCCGTGAGGCTCTCCAATAAACCGCACGTAGTTGTTGAGGTGAGCCTAAACCTTTCAATAGATATATTAATTGCacttcattaatttattttttctatcataATGTCTATGGAATTCATTTTATGGTTAGTATATATTTAGTggaattttcatatttctttagGGTGTGGGGTTGGGGTTACCAATTACTAGTGGAATGATTTAATGAACATTTCTTCATCTTAGAACAATTTCCATAATGAATTGTGTATGAGTCTGTATATTCATATATGAATGTTTATGCATTTTGGTCAGGATGCTGCAAAGGCTTTTTCAGAAATGGTACACAGAAATTTTGGCCAAAAAAACCAAGATTTCAACTTATTTGCTAGAAACTCACAACCTGTAAGTTTAATGACTGGCGAATCAAGAGAATTTGGAAACCAGTCTTCTGCACCCAAAAATGACAGGGATGGAACCTCAATGAGGTACaatttgttcttgttcttctgcTAAACTTGTTGGTAGTAATTTCCCAAGtctgaataaaaaattatgtgtgCACAGTGCAGCAAGTGGAAGCAAGAGATCACCAGATAGAGATCAAGATGACAGTAACAAAGTATGTTGatcgtttaattttttatataaaaatgtgGGTGATGAATGTAACGTGTTCTGCCACTGTTATGTTTCGGTTTCGAAGTTAGAACACTTAAGAAATGAGTAGTTTATTAAGgctttaaaattatttgttagTATGGTTAAATTCTTCGAAAAAAAGTCTAATTACATCCTTTCTGTGGCAGAATTCTCCTTTAACTAAGAAGCATAAATCTAACATGATTACTGCGGATGGtaagatttttcttttgattatcttatgataaaaattcattttttattatgatcTATAATTTGAATGTTCAGAAGGTGAATGGTTCCAAAGACATGAACTACAGCTCATGTGACTAACAGTTTTGCATCTTGTTTCCTTGTAGAAAATTCATCTGGTCTGGCTCAGAATTTGGGGACAGTCATCAAGGAATCTGATGCCGACATTGTTAATGTCGATGCTCAACTTAAAAATATGGTATTGTAACTTTTATGCGTTTTCGTAGCATgtttgaaaagtttttttttttttttttttttttttttttttttttgtggattaGCTAAACTAGAAGAATAATCAGTTTTTTACTA is from Medicago truncatula cultivar Jemalong A17 chromosome 1, MtrunA17r5.0-ANR, whole genome shotgun sequence and encodes:
- the LOC25482694 gene encoding G-box-binding factor 1; translation: MRKEESTPFGRPYNFMAPQDDQTPNKPMLPHWTTAMQAYYNPGSTPSPFYNHPLAAAPYLYHQYILQNQANNVLLQRDALHDPVRLSNKPHVVVEDAAKAFSEMVHRNFGQKNQDFNLFARNSQPVSLMTGESREFGNQSSAPKNDRDGTSMSAASGSKRSPDRDQDDSNKNSPLTKKHKSNMITADENSSGLAQNLGTVIKESDADIVNVDAQLKNMEGDDIRKERKRLSNRKSAKRSKIKKQQECEELYNKIDTLKDENSVLAQTLAKLSEECLELANENDSIEEELVKKYGPESIADLLLIKPA